AATTTCTTTGCTTAAACGGTTGTTAGCACATCTCACGTAATTCTCCCAACGTCAGTGGCATCACTCGGGAACACTAGGATGAAGAATATCAAACGGCCAGTTGCGGCTCATGGAGACGATGTGAACAATCCATTGGGCTATGCTGTGACTGCGCGTGATAAGTCAGCGATGCAAATGGTTGAAGTCGCTCTGCGACAAAAACAAGTTTTACTAGCCTATCAACCGATCATGCATGCTCATGCGCCATATAAGGTCGCCTTTTACGAAGCCCTTGTCCGCCTCACGGATGAGACTGGCCGCATCATTCCAGCCAAGGAATTCATCCACGAAATAGAAACCACCGAGCTAGGGCGGATCATGGATTGCATTGCCCTTGAAAAAGGCTTGCGTACGCTCGCTCGACAGCCAGATCTGCGTCTTTCAATCAATATGTCAGCTCGATCAATTGGATATCCGCGCTGGATCAGAACCCTCAAGCAGGGCTTGCAGCGCAATGTGACGGTCGGCGAACGCCTGATCCTCGAAATTACCGAAAGTTCTGCGATGACCGTTCCCGAACTGGTTATCGCCTTTATGAACGAAATACAGTCTAAAGGGGTGAGCTTTGCGCTGGATGATTTCGGAGCTGGCTACACCTCCTTTCGTTATCTGCGGGATTTTTACTTTGATATCCTGAAAATAGACGGTCAATTCATTCGAGGGATTGCTCAAAACCCAGACAATCAGGTTCTCACAAGTGCGCTCAAGGCAATTGCCGATCAGTTTGACATGCTTACCGTTGCCGAGTTTGTCGAAAATCGCGAAGATGCTGTCTTTTTGGCCGATCTAGGAATTGACTGTTTGCAAGGCTACTTCTTCTCTGCCCCCACCATCAGCCCTGTTTGGGACCGAAACCAAAAGGATGAGCGCAGCGCGTGACCCTGCGTCGCTTGGTCTTAGCAGGGTTGTTGCCGCAATGCGGCAAATGCGGTATGCCAATCCCAACTGCTTACGCCGCAACTGTGGCTAAGTCTTTTCTGGGAAAGGAATGCTCATGACTAATGTTGTAATCGCCTCCGCTGCTCGTACGGCAGTTGGTTCGTTTGGAGGCTCGTTTGCCAATACTCCGGCTCACGACCTTGGTGCTGCTATTTTGGAAGCCGTCGTAGAGCGCGCAGGCATCGCCAAAAACGAAGTTTCTGAAACAATTCTCGGTCAGGTCCTTACGGCTGGTCAAGGCCAAAACCCTGCTCGCCAAGCACATATCAACGCGGGCCTACCCATTGAGAGCTCAGCATGGAGTATCAATCAGGTATGCGGTTCTGGCCTTCGCGCCGTAGCTCTTGGCGCTCAGCATATTCAACTGGGTGACGCCGACATCGTCGCAGCTGGCGGCCAAGAAAATATGTCCCTTAGCCCCCACGTTGCGCACCTGCGCGATGGGATCAAAATGGGTGATATGAAGTACATCGATAGTATGATCCGCGATGGACTTTGGGATGCCTTCAACAACTACCACATGGGCCAAACCGCTGAAAACGTAGCCGAAAAATGGCAAATCAGCCGTGATGAGCAAGACGCTTTCGCTGTTGCTTCACAAAACAAAGCGGAATCGGCTCAAAAAGCTGGCAAATTTGCAAATGAAATTGCCGCCTTTACAGTCAAGACGCGCAAGGGCGAAACGGTCGTGGACGCTGACGAATATATTCGCCACGGTGCTACGATGGAAGCGATGCAAAAGTTGCGCCCAGCCTTTGCGAAAGACGGAACAGTGACAGCGGCAAATGCCTCTGGCCTCAACGATGGTGCAGCTGCTGTGCTCCTGATGAGCGCTGACAATGCTGAAAAGCGCGGGATCGAACCACTCGCTCGGATTGTATCATATGCGACAGCGGGTCTTGATCCGACCGTCATGGGCGTCGGGCCAATTTACGCCAGCCGCAAAGCTCTCGAAAAAGCGGGCTGGAGCGCAAGCGATCTTGATCTTGTGGAAGCAAATGAAGCCTTTGCTGCGCAGGCCTGCGCCGTCAACAAAGAGATGGGTTGGGATCCAGAGATCGTCAACGTTAACGGCGGCGCAATTGCGATTGGCCACCCGATCGGTGCCTCAGGCTGCCGCGTTCTCAATACATTGCTTTTTGAAATGCAGCGCCGTGATGCCAAGAAAGGCCTTGCAACACTTTGCATCGGGGGAGGCATGGGCGTAGCACTTTGCGTTGAGCGCCCTTAACTTACCCGAAATAAAGACTTATCGCGGGGCGCTCCAGATGGAGCGCCCCGTTTTTTTGCCCCTGCAGCATTTTGCTTGCGCAACATTATTGCTTAAACTATACGCAATTGGTAATAGGATTACCTAATTTAAGTGTGGAGAATGACATCATGACAAGAACAGCATTGGTTACCGGCGGATCTCGTGGGATTGGGGCGGCGATTGCAAAACGGTTGAAAGACGATGGCTACAATGTTGCCGCGACTTATGCTGGCAATGATGATGCCGCCGCTGCCTTTACCGCTGAGACCGGCATCAAGACTTACAAGTGGAATGTGGCCGACTATGATGAGTCTGCTGCTGGGCTTGCGAAAGTCGAAGCCGAGGTTGGTCCGATTGATGTCGTGGTCGCAAACGCGGGCATTACGCGCGACGCGCCTTTCCACAAAATGACACCACAGCAATGGCACGAAGTGATCGATACAAACCTCACAGGTGTTTTCAACACGGTTCACCCGATCTGGAACGGTATGCGGGAACGAAAATTTGGTCGTGTGATCGTCATTAGCTCAATCAATGGACAAAAGGGCCAGTTCGCCCAAGTCAACTACGCAGCAACAAAAGCTGGGGACTTGGGGATTGTAAAATCACTGGCCCAAGAAGGTGCGCGCGCTGGTATCACCGCGAACGCGATCTGCCCTGGGTATATCGCCACAGAAATGGTCATGGCTGTTCCTGAAAAAGTCCGCGAGTCCATCATTGGCCAGATTCCAGCAGGCCGTCTGGGCGAGCCTGAAGAAATCGCGCGCTGCGTTGCCTTCCTCGCCTCTGATGACGCGGGCTTCATCAACGGCTCCACGATCTCGGCAAATGGTGGTCA
This genomic window from Lentibacter algarum contains:
- a CDS encoding EAL domain-containing protein — protein: MKNIKRPVAAHGDDVNNPLGYAVTARDKSAMQMVEVALRQKQVLLAYQPIMHAHAPYKVAFYEALVRLTDETGRIIPAKEFIHEIETTELGRIMDCIALEKGLRTLARQPDLRLSINMSARSIGYPRWIRTLKQGLQRNVTVGERLILEITESSAMTVPELVIAFMNEIQSKGVSFALDDFGAGYTSFRYLRDFYFDILKIDGQFIRGIAQNPDNQVLTSALKAIADQFDMLTVAEFVENREDAVFLADLGIDCLQGYFFSAPTISPVWDRNQKDERSA
- a CDS encoding acetyl-CoA C-acetyltransferase, with the protein product MTNVVIASAARTAVGSFGGSFANTPAHDLGAAILEAVVERAGIAKNEVSETILGQVLTAGQGQNPARQAHINAGLPIESSAWSINQVCGSGLRAVALGAQHIQLGDADIVAAGGQENMSLSPHVAHLRDGIKMGDMKYIDSMIRDGLWDAFNNYHMGQTAENVAEKWQISRDEQDAFAVASQNKAESAQKAGKFANEIAAFTVKTRKGETVVDADEYIRHGATMEAMQKLRPAFAKDGTVTAANASGLNDGAAAVLLMSADNAEKRGIEPLARIVSYATAGLDPTVMGVGPIYASRKALEKAGWSASDLDLVEANEAFAAQACAVNKEMGWDPEIVNVNGGAIAIGHPIGASGCRVLNTLLFEMQRRDAKKGLATLCIGGGMGVALCVERP
- the phbB gene encoding acetoacetyl-CoA reductase encodes the protein MTRTALVTGGSRGIGAAIAKRLKDDGYNVAATYAGNDDAAAAFTAETGIKTYKWNVADYDESAAGLAKVEAEVGPIDVVVANAGITRDAPFHKMTPQQWHEVIDTNLTGVFNTVHPIWNGMRERKFGRVIVISSINGQKGQFAQVNYAATKAGDLGIVKSLAQEGARAGITANAICPGYIATEMVMAVPEKVRESIIGQIPAGRLGEPEEIARCVAFLASDDAGFINGSTISANGGQFFV